In Cyanobacteria bacterium GSL.Bin1, the following are encoded in one genomic region:
- a CDS encoding DNA recombination-mediator protein A has product MTQSTTEPIQLDTLTQELAAIQQTGSKRIAILGSRHVPITHQQLIEMMSYALVLGGNRLVTSGATGTNSAVIKGAMRADPNLLTVILPQSLQQQPKESQVQLGQVIHLVENPEQDELSLGEASALCNREIISRCQQLICFAFHDSHTLLKTCEEAEEDRKLVTLFYFD; this is encoded by the coding sequence TTGACTCAATCGACTACTGAACCCATCCAACTTGATACCCTAACCCAAGAACTGGCAGCGATCCAACAAACTGGTTCTAAACGAATTGCTATTCTTGGTTCTCGTCATGTTCCCATTACGCATCAACAACTCATTGAAATGATGAGTTATGCGCTGGTTTTAGGCGGTAACCGCCTGGTGACCTCGGGAGCGACGGGAACGAATTCTGCTGTCATTAAAGGCGCCATGCGTGCCGATCCCAACCTCTTGACGGTCATTCTGCCCCAAAGTCTGCAACAGCAGCCGAAAGAATCCCAAGTTCAACTCGGCCAGGTCATTCATTTAGTGGAAAACCCTGAACAAGATGAACTTTCTCTTGGGGAAGCCAGTGCGTTATGTAACCGGGAAATTATCTCTCGCTGTCAGCAACTGATCTGTTTCGCTTTTCATGACAGCCATACTCTGCTCAAAACCTGTGAAGAAGCAGAAGAAGACCGTAAATTAGTCACTTTATTTTATTTTGATTAA
- a CDS encoding phosphoglucomutase/phosphomannomutase family protein, with translation MPFTPAPIQFGTDGWRGVIAADFTFPRVQQLAPIAAQVLAESYSHLAQNRLIIVGYDRRFLAEKFAQVAAEAVQAAGFNVYLANTYAPTPALSWAVKAQSALGALVLTASHNPAEYLGLKVKGAFGGSVTRELTAKIESRFSSSEIITADQPGQLETFNPWESYTQVLAAKVNIERIQRAIAQGKLGIFVDVMHGAAAGGISHFLGEGVIEINAERDPLFGGNPPEPLPQYIPNLFRAINQAKQQDQYPLRMGLVFDGDSDRVAAVDGEGNFLSSQVLIPILIQHLVQNHGFSGEIVKTVSGSDLIPLVAQHYQQPLYETAIGYKYIAERMLETQVLLGGEESGGIGYGTHIPERDALLSALYAIEAVVVADQDLGTLYQELQAKVGFHSAYNRVDLPLANEEAKQRVQNILATQPPAAIAQRAVKSCQTIDGYKFRLEDNSWLLVRFSGTEPLLRLYCEAQDEPTVRTILNWAKQWASQL, from the coding sequence ATGCCGTTTACCCCTGCTCCCATTCAATTTGGTACTGACGGCTGGCGCGGTGTCATTGCAGCTGATTTTACCTTTCCCCGAGTGCAACAGCTAGCTCCCATCGCAGCACAAGTGCTAGCAGAATCCTACAGTCATCTGGCGCAAAATCGCCTCATTATTGTGGGCTATGATCGTCGTTTTCTAGCCGAAAAGTTTGCCCAAGTGGCAGCAGAAGCCGTCCAAGCAGCAGGCTTTAATGTCTATCTTGCTAATACTTATGCCCCAACCCCAGCTTTGAGTTGGGCAGTGAAAGCTCAATCGGCACTGGGGGCGCTCGTGTTAACCGCGAGTCATAATCCGGCTGAATATTTGGGGTTAAAGGTAAAAGGGGCGTTTGGTGGCTCAGTAACGCGAGAACTCACGGCAAAAATTGAATCTCGTTTCTCCTCATCAGAAATCATTACTGCCGATCAACCGGGGCAATTAGAAACCTTTAACCCCTGGGAAAGCTATACACAGGTTTTAGCCGCAAAAGTTAATATTGAACGGATTCAACGCGCCATTGCCCAGGGTAAACTGGGGATTTTTGTTGATGTGATGCACGGCGCAGCAGCGGGAGGAATCTCGCACTTTTTGGGTGAAGGTGTCATAGAAATTAATGCTGAGCGCGATCCCTTATTTGGCGGTAATCCACCAGAACCGCTTCCTCAATATATTCCCAACTTGTTCCGAGCCATTAATCAAGCCAAACAGCAGGATCAATACCCACTACGGATGGGATTAGTGTTTGACGGCGATAGTGATCGCGTGGCGGCGGTTGATGGGGAAGGGAACTTTTTAAGTTCGCAAGTCTTGATTCCGATTTTAATTCAGCATCTTGTCCAAAATCATGGATTTAGTGGAGAAATCGTCAAAACAGTGAGCGGTTCAGATTTAATTCCGCTGGTTGCACAGCACTATCAGCAACCCCTCTATGAGACGGCAATTGGGTATAAATATATTGCGGAGCGAATGTTAGAAACGCAAGTCCTGTTGGGAGGAGAAGAATCGGGAGGAATTGGCTATGGAACTCATATTCCTGAACGAGATGCACTGCTATCGGCTCTTTACGCGATCGAAGCGGTTGTTGTTGCCGATCAAGATTTAGGCACCCTCTATCAAGAACTGCAAGCAAAAGTTGGCTTCCACTCCGCTTATAATCGGGTCGATTTGCCCTTAGCCAACGAAGAAGCCAAGCAACGGGTGCAAAATATTCTTGCCACTCAACCGCCAGCAGCAATTGCCCAACGAGCGGTAAAAAGTTGTCAAACCATTGACGGGTATAAATTCCGCCTTGAAGACAATAGTTGGTTATTAGTCCGCTTTAGCGGGACAGAACCCCTGCTCAGACTCTATTGCGAAGCACAAGATGAGCCAACTGTTCGTACCATCTTAAACTGGGCCAAACAATGGGCGAGTCAGCTCTAA
- a CDS encoding type II toxin-antitoxin system RelE/ParE family toxin, which produces MKPVIIHSEAIEELDGAVAYYEDQKVGLGFNFLVEVEQALGKIQQNPNLGVVYKVTGLRRYVIQRFPFLIFYAELEEYIWVVAIVHGKRRPDYWRRRQIE; this is translated from the coding sequence GTGAAGCCTGTCATTATTCACAGCGAAGCGATTGAGGAGCTAGATGGGGCAGTTGCCTACTACGAAGATCAAAAGGTAGGCTTGGGATTCAATTTCCTGGTTGAAGTCGAACAAGCTCTTGGTAAAATTCAACAAAATCCCAACTTAGGAGTAGTCTATAAAGTCACAGGGCTACGCCGATATGTAATTCAACGGTTTCCTTTCCTAATTTTTTACGCAGAACTTGAAGAGTATATCTGGGTAGTTGCGATCGTTCATGGAAAGCGTAGACCTGATTACTGGAGACGACGACAAATAGAGTAG
- a CDS encoding DUF2839 family protein, protein MGEAKRRKDALGDKYGQEKKLIPWLGISKKDGERFVKLTTRGAWIGIGFLVVYWITIRLVGPAFGWWELN, encoded by the coding sequence ATGGGCGAAGCGAAACGTCGAAAAGATGCGTTAGGAGACAAATACGGTCAAGAGAAAAAGCTAATTCCTTGGTTAGGAATTAGTAAAAAAGATGGAGAACGCTTTGTGAAATTGACAACGCGTGGGGCGTGGATTGGAATTGGATTTTTGGTGGTCTATTGGATTACAATTCGACTCGTTGGTCCAGCATTTGGCTGGTGGGAACTGAACTAG
- a CDS encoding M48 family metalloprotease, producing the protein MKCPWNALLLSFSLIFVPATAVGESTPEEPTVTVEESQEEKLNDLLPDLTKEELAYLATLRKADQLYQAGQKERAIALYQQAKPTFAQETTNASQDPYTDLAALPPDGKVYWRYGQAEFNPKLESKTLAPLELLVEKHPGFIPGHVRYAEALIHFEQTEAAITHLERAVSRYPQQLALVEALLPLYQEMEQWLDASLTARQFALLNAEHSQADDYSSLADQHLESYEKKLRASLRENAFASVITGALSYALTGSLLGPFSAIESTALLLQGESGVGDRLSDRLEEQLPLLEDEAVEEYVTEIGMSLTQYAGRDSFDYEFHVVLDENLNAFALPGGKIFINAGAILKTKSEAELAGLIAHEISHAVLSHGFQLVTEGNLLANVSQFIPYGGTAASLVVLNYSREMERQADELGTQLLASSEYAADGVYNLMETLVEQSKDQPPVWLSTHPNTEERVNNIKRQILENGYDRYRYEGVSRHQQIQKKVAQLLAEQQAQEGDENSED; encoded by the coding sequence ATGAAATGCCCTTGGAATGCTCTATTACTCAGTTTTAGTCTCATCTTTGTCCCCGCCACTGCTGTCGGTGAATCAACGCCAGAGGAACCGACGGTTACGGTTGAGGAAAGCCAAGAAGAAAAATTGAATGACCTCCTACCGGATCTGACAAAAGAAGAATTGGCTTATCTGGCGACCTTACGCAAAGCCGATCAACTTTATCAAGCCGGACAAAAAGAGCGCGCGATCGCGCTTTACCAGCAAGCTAAACCCACTTTTGCTCAAGAAACCACCAACGCTTCCCAAGACCCTTACACTGATCTTGCAGCCCTTCCTCCTGATGGGAAAGTGTATTGGCGTTATGGGCAAGCCGAATTTAATCCCAAACTCGAAAGCAAAACCCTTGCCCCCTTAGAGCTGTTAGTAGAAAAACATCCTGGCTTTATTCCCGGTCATGTGCGCTATGCTGAAGCCTTAATCCATTTTGAACAAACCGAAGCCGCGATTACCCATCTTGAACGTGCGGTTTCTCGTTATCCCCAACAACTGGCGTTAGTGGAAGCCTTGCTTCCCCTTTATCAAGAAATGGAACAATGGTTAGACGCCTCTCTAACGGCGCGTCAGTTTGCGTTACTCAATGCGGAACATTCCCAAGCCGATGATTACAGTAGCCTGGCGGATCAACATTTAGAAAGTTATGAAAAGAAATTAAGAGCCAGCTTACGAGAAAATGCGTTTGCAAGCGTTATTACCGGTGCTCTCAGCTATGCTTTAACCGGGAGTTTATTGGGTCCCTTCTCCGCGATTGAGTCCACAGCGTTGCTTTTACAAGGAGAATCCGGGGTCGGAGATCGCCTGTCTGATCGCTTAGAAGAGCAACTTCCTTTGCTGGAAGATGAAGCAGTGGAGGAATATGTTACTGAGATTGGTATGAGTTTAACGCAATATGCAGGACGGGATAGCTTCGACTACGAATTCCACGTTGTCTTGGACGAAAACTTAAATGCCTTTGCCCTTCCCGGTGGGAAAATTTTTATCAATGCGGGGGCAATTTTAAAGACGAAATCGGAAGCCGAATTAGCCGGATTAATTGCCCATGAAATCTCTCATGCTGTCCTTTCTCATGGTTTCCAGTTAGTCACGGAAGGGAATCTATTAGCCAATGTCAGTCAGTTTATTCCTTATGGTGGGACAGCTGCCAGTTTAGTGGTTCTGAATTATAGTCGGGAAATGGAGCGACAAGCCGACGAATTAGGAACCCAACTCTTAGCTAGTAGCGAGTATGCCGCTGATGGCGTTTATAACTTAATGGAAACCTTAGTGGAACAAAGTAAAGACCAACCCCCCGTCTGGCTATCCACTCACCCCAACACAGAAGAAAGGGTGAACAATATTAAAAGGCAAATTCTGGAAAATGGTTATGATCGGTATCGCTACGAAGGGGTCAGTCGTCATCAACAGATACAAAAAAAAGTGGCTCAACTCCTAGCAGAACAGCAAGCGCAAGAAGGTGATGAAAATTCAGAAGATTAA
- a CDS encoding ABC transporter permease subunit — protein sequence MKIQKINPVIQWDQETITAWLFLAPALILLAIFVFYPISYLFYLSFTSGSFTSEGIQWIGLRNYLRLLVNPDFWQVIGNTIYFTVATVIPSLILPLIIAVLLNQSVALRGLLRTAYFIPSITSLVAVGLGFRWLFQNQGPVNELFITLGFDPIPWLNSTVWAMPVLIILSTWQQLGFNMVVFLAGLQAIPQLRYEAAELDGADGLAKFWYVTIPGLRPTLIFTTITTVIFTLRSFEQVYVVTGGGPLNSTNLLVYYIYQEAFARFDFGYAAAAATVLLMVTLVLVYFQLRSWEDEN from the coding sequence ATGAAAATTCAGAAGATTAACCCTGTTATTCAGTGGGACCAAGAAACCATTACTGCCTGGTTATTTTTAGCGCCCGCTCTAATTTTACTTGCAATTTTCGTTTTTTATCCGATTAGTTACTTATTCTATTTGAGCTTTACCAGTGGGAGTTTTACAAGCGAAGGGATACAATGGATTGGCTTACGTAACTATCTTCGTTTATTGGTCAATCCTGATTTTTGGCAGGTGATTGGCAATACGATTTACTTTACAGTGGCAACAGTAATTCCAAGTTTAATTTTACCTTTAATCATTGCCGTATTACTCAATCAATCCGTTGCCTTACGGGGGCTACTGCGAACCGCTTATTTTATTCCTTCTATTACTTCTTTAGTCGCGGTAGGTTTGGGGTTTCGTTGGTTATTTCAAAATCAAGGACCCGTGAATGAACTATTCATTACACTCGGCTTTGATCCCATTCCTTGGCTTAATAGCACTGTCTGGGCAATGCCAGTTTTAATTATTCTGAGTACCTGGCAACAACTGGGGTTTAATATGGTTGTATTTTTAGCGGGGTTACAAGCAATTCCTCAGCTACGCTACGAAGCAGCCGAATTAGATGGGGCAGATGGGTTGGCAAAGTTTTGGTATGTGACAATACCCGGTTTACGTCCAACGTTAATTTTTACGACTATTACAACGGTCATTTTTACCCTACGCAGTTTTGAGCAAGTTTATGTGGTCACTGGGGGGGGGCCCCTCAACTCGACCAATCTTTTGGTTTATTATATTTATCAAGAAGCCTTTGCCCGGTTTGATTTTGGCTATGCAGCAGCAGCAGCCACTGTTTTATTAATGGTTACGTTAGTGTTAGTTTATTTCCAGCTTCGCAGTTGGGAGGACGAGAATTAA
- a CDS encoding SDR family NAD(P)-dependent oxidoreductase: protein MEGKVIVIVGATGGIGSTLTHYLSETGANLVLAAKESAKLSALVSQLSVAERVLSVPTDITAPEQVKTLMEKTIAQFGQIDVLVNAAGAGILKPHQKIEPSDLDTMLDLNLKGSFYTSQAAAEVMRKQKSGQICNVIGILGKHPMAMGSAYCASKFGAVGFSKCLAEELKRYGVKMTLFYFGGVNTPFWDQAGLKVDREKMLSADTAAQAILFALQAEPNAVPTEINIQPDNHLFF, encoded by the coding sequence ATGGAAGGCAAAGTTATTGTTATCGTTGGCGCCACGGGTGGTATTGGTTCAACCCTGACCCATTATCTCTCAGAAACAGGGGCCAATCTAGTTTTAGCCGCAAAAGAGAGTGCCAAGTTATCCGCATTAGTGTCTCAGCTCTCCGTGGCGGAACGGGTTTTGAGTGTTCCGACTGACATCACAGCTCCCGAACAAGTAAAAACCCTAATGGAAAAAACGATCGCGCAGTTTGGTCAAATTGATGTGCTGGTGAATGCAGCTGGTGCTGGCATTCTCAAACCCCACCAAAAAATTGAACCCAGTGATCTCGATACGATGCTGGATTTGAACTTGAAAGGCAGTTTCTACACCTCTCAAGCCGCAGCCGAGGTGATGCGCAAGCAAAAATCGGGACAAATTTGTAATGTAATTGGTATTTTAGGCAAACACCCCATGGCAATGGGAAGTGCCTACTGTGCCTCTAAATTTGGCGCTGTGGGCTTTAGTAAATGTCTTGCCGAAGAACTGAAGCGTTATGGGGTCAAAATGACGTTATTCTACTTTGGTGGCGTCAATACTCCCTTTTGGGATCAAGCGGGTTTAAAAGTTGATCGCGAAAAAATGTTAAGTGCGGATACGGCTGCTCAAGCGATTTTATTTGCGTTGCAAGCAGAACCGAATGCAGTTCCCACGGAAATAAACATCCAACCTGATAATCATTTATTTTTCTAA
- a CDS encoding DUF3368 domain-containing protein yields MIIVSNTSPISNLIIIGEIALLQQIYPKILIPPSVHSELTRLPILVTTMISLLEAGWLEIQAPTNLQLLDILNQALDPGEAEAIALAVELSANRLLIDERLGRSVAASYGLKLRGLLGILIYAKQQELIPVLKPILDRLINQAGFRVSQTLYDRALQEVGE; encoded by the coding sequence ATGATCATTGTGAGCAACACCTCACCGATTAGCAATCTTATTATCATCGGTGAGATTGCTCTATTGCAGCAAATTTATCCCAAAATCCTCATTCCCCCCTCTGTGCATTCAGAACTCACTCGCTTACCAATTCTCGTAACCACGATGATTTCTTTGCTTGAAGCTGGTTGGCTGGAGATCCAAGCACCGACCAATCTCCAACTTCTGGATATACTCAACCAAGCGCTTGATCCCGGTGAAGCTGAAGCGATTGCACTGGCAGTGGAACTCAGTGCTAATCGGCTGCTGATTGACGAACGTCTGGGTAGAAGCGTTGCAGCAAGTTATGGACTGAAACTTAGAGGTCTCCTGGGAATTCTCATTTATGCTAAACAGCAGGAGCTTATCCCAGTTCTCAAACCAATTCTTGATCGTTTAATCAATCAAGCGGGCTTTCGAGTGAGCCAAACTCTCTATGATCGAGCGCTGCAAGAAGTGGGAGAGTAA
- a CDS encoding addiction module component, which translates to MTEAAERLKLELSQLSVKERAELAYFLIHSLDEEVDYDVERTWDVELTRRMQQINEGTASGKPSNQVFTYLREKYS; encoded by the coding sequence ATGACTGAAGCAGCAGAGAGACTAAAGCTTGAGCTTTCTCAACTTTCTGTTAAGGAGCGTGCTGAACTTGCTTACTTTCTAATTCACTCGTTGGATGAGGAAGTCGATTATGACGTAGAGAGGACTTGGGATGTTGAATTAACGCGACGGATGCAACAAATCAACGAAGGTACTGCTTCTGGTAAACCATCTAACCAAGTATTCACCTATCTGAGAGAAAAATATTCGTGA
- a CDS encoding YajQ family cyclic di-GMP-binding protein → MASNYTFDIVSDFDHQEMLNAVDQTRREIENRYDLKDTQTSLELTEDAITVNTDSEFTLNTVHDILRNKAAKRKLSQKIFEYGTVESASGNRVRQIITLKRGIDKELAKEITKKIKNEFKKVQPSIQGDSVRVSSKSKDDLQEVIQSLKETDYPVPLQITNYR, encoded by the coding sequence ATGGCTTCCAATTACACCTTTGATATTGTTAGCGACTTCGATCATCAAGAAATGCTGAATGCCGTTGATCAAACCCGACGGGAAATTGAAAATCGGTATGACCTTAAAGATACTCAAACCAGTCTTGAACTGACTGAAGATGCAATTACGGTGAATACGGATAGCGAGTTCACTCTCAATACCGTTCACGATATTCTTCGTAATAAAGCGGCGAAACGGAAGCTTTCCCAAAAAATCTTTGAGTATGGCACGGTTGAATCCGCGAGTGGCAATCGTGTCCGTCAAATCATTACTTTAAAACGAGGAATCGATAAAGAACTGGCGAAAGAAATTACTAAAAAAATCAAAAACGAATTTAAAAAAGTCCAGCCTTCAATTCAAGGCGATAGTGTTCGCGTTTCTAGTAAATCCAAAGATGATTTACAAGAAGTTATTCAATCCCTGAAAGAAACTGACTACCCGGTACCACTGCAAATTACCAACTACCGTTAA
- a CDS encoding UPF0175 family protein — MQITINLPDALQISEEDLRTELAIALFQQERITLGTASQLAGLHQIEFQRLIASRGICVHYDIEDLDQDLKSLQEESW, encoded by the coding sequence ATGCAAATCACGATCAACCTTCCCGATGCACTACAAATTAGTGAGGAAGACCTCCGCACCGAACTGGCGATCGCACTGTTTCAGCAAGAACGCATTACCCTCGGTACTGCCAGCCAACTTGCTGGTTTGCATCAGATTGAGTTTCAGCGATTAATCGCCAGTCGTGGCATTTGTGTTCACTATGATATTGAAGACTTAGACCAAGATCTCAAAAGTCTGCAAGAGGAAAGTTGGTAA
- a CDS encoding Photosystem II manganese-stabilizing polypeptide, translating to MRYRSIIATVLALCIGLLTACSEEPSEYIDKSQLTYDQVLGTGLANKCPRLASSRRGTIDVSPDTSYKIKDMCLQPTEFYVKEEPENKRREAEFVPGKLLTRSTSSLDQIVANLKFTEDGQFLFQEIDGIDFQPITVQLPGGEQIPFLFTVKGLTAQTVAGLENINTSTDFEGDFNVPSYRGALFLDPKGRGVASGYDNAIALPAQADDEELTKANVKRYTEGKGHISLQIEKVDQVTGEIAGTFESEQPSDTDLGAQEPEDVKVRGIFYGRVEEATS from the coding sequence ATGAGATATCGTTCAATCATTGCTACTGTCCTGGCGCTGTGTATCGGGTTATTGACCGCTTGTTCAGAAGAACCGAGTGAATACATTGATAAAAGCCAACTCACTTATGATCAGGTTTTAGGAACTGGATTAGCGAATAAATGTCCTCGTCTTGCCTCTAGCCGACGGGGTACCATTGACGTTAGTCCTGACACCAGTTACAAAATCAAAGATATGTGTCTGCAACCGACGGAATTTTATGTGAAGGAAGAGCCGGAAAATAAACGTCGCGAAGCAGAATTTGTTCCCGGTAAGTTACTCACTCGTTCCACCTCAAGTTTGGATCAAATTGTAGCCAACTTGAAATTTACCGAAGATGGACAGTTTTTGTTCCAAGAAATTGATGGCATTGACTTTCAGCCGATTACTGTGCAACTTCCTGGCGGTGAGCAGATTCCCTTCTTGTTTACCGTGAAAGGGTTGACGGCTCAGACAGTCGCCGGTCTAGAAAATATCAATACCTCCACTGACTTTGAGGGTGACTTTAATGTTCCTTCCTATCGCGGTGCTTTATTCTTAGATCCGAAAGGGCGCGGTGTTGCCAGTGGTTATGACAACGCGATCGCGCTGCCCGCCCAAGCGGATGATGAAGAGTTAACAAAAGCCAATGTGAAGCGTTACACAGAAGGAAAAGGACACATCTCTTTACAAATTGAAAAAGTGGACCAAGTCACCGGTGAAATTGCTGGAACGTTTGAAAGTGAGCAGCCCTCAGATACTGATTTAGGGGCACAAGAACCTGAAGATGTAAAAGTTCGTGGCATCTTCTACGGACGGGTTGAAGAAGCAACTAGCTAG
- the rimM gene encoding ribosome maturation factor RimM gives MMEVEDLIEIGTIVSPHGIKGEVKVYTDSDFPERFEKPGKRLLKRPNEKEFDWITLKRGYYLPGKKLYVVSFEEITDRNQAEALRQSKLFVEKRDRPQLEANEYHVDDLINLAVINQETGEQIGQVVDIYPAGNDLLVVELEPTFLEANFPQQSKQKNKVLIPFVTDIVPIVALSQGKLEVRLLPGLLDLYHF, from the coding sequence ATGATGGAAGTCGAAGATTTAATTGAAATTGGGACAATTGTCTCACCGCACGGAATTAAAGGAGAGGTAAAGGTTTATACCGATTCTGATTTTCCGGAACGATTTGAGAAACCAGGAAAACGTTTGCTTAAACGTCCCAATGAAAAAGAATTCGATTGGATAACGCTAAAGCGGGGGTATTATTTGCCTGGGAAAAAACTTTATGTGGTGAGCTTTGAAGAAATTACAGATCGCAATCAAGCCGAAGCATTACGGCAGAGTAAGCTATTTGTTGAAAAGCGCGATCGTCCTCAATTAGAAGCAAATGAATATCATGTCGATGACTTAATTAATTTAGCCGTTATTAATCAAGAAACGGGCGAGCAAATTGGTCAAGTTGTTGATATTTATCCAGCCGGCAATGATTTGTTAGTGGTGGAATTAGAGCCGACATTTCTTGAAGCGAATTTTCCTCAACAATCCAAACAAAAAAATAAGGTTTTAATTCCTTTTGTTACTGATATCGTCCCGATTGTTGCCCTTTCTCAAGGAAAGTTAGAAGTGAGACTTCTTCCAGGTTTATTGGACTTATATCACTTTTAA
- the hppD gene encoding 4-hydroxyphenylpyruvate dioxygenase: MKIDQIHFYVNNASQWRNWFISHMGFETIASGESDANTLLEVVKSGEAEFLLYSAKNGKSPVADHLRDHPPGVAAVTFELSQLEQHLPQLLHSEVRLLQPLQTLKTDGGCLKWCQILGITGLIHTLVERQGTTPLVPSLPQWVQKSPVTPTQGQYFTGIDHLVLNVAQGALNSTVQWYERTFGWQRKQSFSIATSYSGLHSQVLVSPGGEVQFPINEPSSDNSQIQEFLDFNRGAGIQHIALSTPNVTDVTLKLKALGVSFLRVPETYYIQLQERFHNLPFSETEWARIQKAQVLVDCEAQGMDSSTVNPRMPLLLQIFTQPIFDKPTFFFELIERRDRAQGFGEGNFRALFAAIEREQHKRG, encoded by the coding sequence ATGAAGATTGATCAGATTCACTTTTATGTGAACAATGCTTCGCAGTGGCGCAATTGGTTTATTTCTCACATGGGGTTTGAAACCATTGCGTCAGGAGAGAGCGACGCTAATACACTGCTGGAAGTGGTCAAAAGTGGGGAAGCAGAATTCCTACTGTACTCGGCAAAAAATGGCAAGAGCCCGGTTGCAGATCACCTCAGAGATCACCCTCCGGGAGTCGCTGCAGTTACCTTTGAACTCTCCCAACTGGAGCAACATCTCCCTCAGTTGCTTCACTCCGAGGTGAGGTTGCTGCAACCCCTACAAACGCTCAAAACAGACGGGGGTTGCCTGAAATGGTGTCAAATTTTAGGCATCACCGGGCTCATTCATACCTTAGTGGAGCGTCAAGGGACAACGCCATTAGTCCCGTCTCTGCCACAATGGGTGCAAAAATCGCCGGTGACGCCAACACAGGGTCAATATTTTACAGGCATTGATCATCTGGTCTTGAATGTTGCCCAAGGCGCATTAAACTCAACCGTGCAATGGTATGAACGGACCTTTGGTTGGCAACGCAAACAATCTTTTTCGATCGCGACATCTTACTCCGGTTTACACTCACAAGTGTTGGTATCACCGGGTGGAGAGGTGCAGTTTCCCATTAATGAACCCAGTTCTGACAACTCCCAAATTCAAGAATTCCTAGATTTTAATCGGGGCGCAGGCATTCAGCATATTGCGCTGAGTACCCCGAATGTAACGGACGTGACCTTGAAGCTCAAAGCGCTAGGGGTATCATTTTTAAGAGTGCCTGAAACTTACTATATTCAACTGCAGGAACGATTTCACAACCTGCCTTTTTCTGAGACTGAATGGGCAAGGATTCAAAAGGCGCAAGTCTTGGTTGATTGTGAAGCGCAGGGAATGGATTCATCAACCGTAAACCCACGAATGCCCTTACTTTTACAAATTTTTACCCAGCCGATTTTTGACAAACCGACATTCTTTTTTGAATTAATTGAACGGCGCGATCGCGCCCAAGGGTTTGGTGAAGGGAATTTCCGCGCTCTTTTTGCAGCGATTGAGCGGGAACAACACAAGAGAGGGTGA